Part of the Pseudomonas abietaniphila genome is shown below.
CCAGAAGGGGATGGGTGGGCCCAGGCTTGGTTTCCCCTGGCTCATTGCTCGGCGGCAGGTTTTTCCAGCCTTGCAGCGCTTCCAGAATGTGATCGATCGTCTCCACCAACACCGCGCCTTCACGGATCAGTTGATGACAGCCCCGAGCGCCCGGGTGATGAATCGATCCGGGAATCGCATAGACCTCCCGGCCCTGCTCAGCCGCCAGGCGCGCCGTGATCAACGAGCCACTGGCGACACTGGCCTCCACCACGAGTACGCCCAACGACAGGCCGCTGATAATTCGGTTGCGTCGCGGAAAATTGCTGGCGTGGGGACCGGCATCCAGCGGAAGCTCGGAAATCACCGCGCCACCCTGCGCCACCATGGTTGCTGCAAGTTGACGATGCCGCTGTGGATAAAGTTTTTCGATGCCTGTGCCAAGTACCCCGATCGTGGCACCTTTTACATCCAGCGCACCCTGATGGGCAGCAGCATCAATGCCGAGCGCGAGGCCGCTGGTGACGACAAATCCAGCCCCCGCCAAGCTGCGGGCAAACGCCTTCGCCGTATCGAGTCCCGGCCTGGAAGCGCGTCGACTGCCGACCATTCCGAGCTGCGGACGATCAAGCAACGTGCGATCACCGGCGATGAAAAGAAGCGGAGGGGGATCGGAAATTTCACCCAGTAAAGCAGGGTAGTCAGCATCGTCCCACATCAGCAAATGCTGGCCCGGACGCTCCAACCAGGCCAATGCGGCGCTGGCGCCGTCACGCACTTCCGGGCTGCGCCGGGCGTCGGAACTGGCGGCCGGCAGCCGCAAGGATCGCCACGCAGAGGCTGGAGCGCTCAGGGCAGCAGAAGCACTGCCGAAGGCATCGATAAGGGTATGAAAACGCTTCGGACCGATTTCGGGCAATCGATGAAGGCGCAGACGCGCCTCCAGCTCTGCAGGCGACTGCCCGGCTTTTTCGAACAACGGCATGAGATCTTCCTTGATCCGTGGCCCACTTCAATGAGTGGGCAAACCTGTGGATAAGTCTGTTAACAACAATTAGATAAGTGAAGCATGCCGGTGGGAAAAAGTGTTTTGGAGCTGATACATAGCATTACGGATTGCGCACCCGGTCGTTCACCGCCAGAGATCTGGACGCATGAAGCACCATCGCGTAGCTCAAGCGATTGTAAGTACGGAATACCATCAGCAGACCGGAACGCTCGTCCGGGATTTTTACCTGCTCGCCCGTGATGCGGTCGCGAACGGTTTCGCCCGCCTTGTAGATCGCCAGCACGTTACCTTCAGCCAGACCGTCGAGGCGTCCACGGTCCAGGGTGACCACGTCAAACTCGCCGATCTGTGTGACGCCGCGCGGCACATCGATGATCATGCCCCTGATCTCCTGCTTCGGCTCACTCGGCAGAAAGTTGGAGTTGATCGCGCGCTCTTCACTGACGAACAGGCGGTCGCCCAGCCGGACCTCTTGAGTCGAACGCTGCATCTGCACCGTCGCCACGTCACCTTCGCGGGCTACCACCTCACCGCTGCCGATGTCGTCGCCGTTGATACCCAAGGGCTCATCGGTTTCTGGATCGTAGTAGGTCTTGCCCTTGCGGAAGATGCCGTAGGACACGTGGGCCGGGTCAAAACTGCCGCGCGCATAAATCCGGTCCCCGGCGCCGCTCAGGACGCGCTCGCCATTGCCGGCGACGATGTACGGCGCATCCTCGAACTGCTCGGCGGTGTCCATGATCCGGTTGTTGAGCAGGAAGGCATTGATGGCACCCAGCGGAATGGTCGGAATCGCATCGGCGATAGGCGTGCTGCGCACGCGCGGGGAGAGTTTGATCGTGCCACGAGACTCACCGCGGTTGAGGACAATCCTCGGCTGGCCGTCCACATAAATGAGGTTCAGCGTGTCGCCAGGGTAGATCAGATCAGGGTCGTGGACCTGCGGGTTGGCGCGCCAGAGCTGCGGCCACTTCCACGGCTGGCTCAGAAACTTGCCGGAAATGTCCCAGAGTGTGTCACCGGCGACAACGGTGTAACTCTGTGGATGGCCATCCCTGAGTTGTACTTGCGCCTGGACAAGGCCTGTCGCGGCCAACAGCAGCAGGGCGAGTAGTGATTTCCTCATGCGGTGAATCCCTTTATCATGTTGGCTTCGCGTGAAACATTGAGTCTTGCGAGACTTCGGTTTTACAAGGGTTGCCCGCTTGTGACGTCCACAGCCTAGCAGCCGATTTTGACTTTACCCTACAAGTGCAGCTCTTACGTATATGGCCATTTTAAACATTCTCGAATTCCCCGATTCGCGCCTGCGCACCATCGCCAAGCCGGTGGTTGCTGTGGACGACGGCATTCGCCAGTTGGTCGACGACATGTTTGAAACCATGTACGAGGCTCCTGGCATCGGTCTGGCGGCGACGCAGGTTAACGTACACAAGCGCGTCGTTGTAATGGATCTCTCCGAAGATCGCAGCGAGCCACGGGTTTTCATCAACCCCGAGATCGAGGCGCTGACCGACGAAATGGATCAGTATCAGGAAGGCTGCCTGTCGGTTCCTGGCTTCTATGAAAACGTCGACCGTCCTCAGAAGATCAAGATCAAGGCGCTGGACCGTGACGGTCAGCCTTACGAACTCATCGCCGAAGGCCTGCTCGCCGTGTGCATCCAGCACGAATGCGATCACCTGAACGGCAAGCTGTTCGTGGACTACCTGTCCAATCTCAAGCGTGACCGGATCAAGAAGAAGCTGGAAAAACTGCACAAGCAGAACGCCTGACCCCTCTCTATCCGTAGGAGCGCGCTTGCCCGCGATTGCAATCTGTCTTTGACGCACCCGGCGGCTGACACCCTGCAATCCCGGGCAGACGCTTTCCTGCGGCCATACTCCTCAACGAGAAGCCCATGACTGAGCCACTGCGCATCGTCTTCGCCGGCACCCCTGAATTTGCCGCTGAACACCTCAAAGCCCTGCTCGACAGCCCTTATGACGTGATCGCGGTTTACACCCAGCCCGATCGCCCGGCGGGCCGTGGCCAGAAGCTGATGCCTAGCCCGGTCAAGCAACTCGCCCTGCAGCACGATATCCCTGTGCTGCAACCGCCCACTCTGCGTGCGCCTGAAGCACAAGCCGAGCTCGCCGCTCTCAAGCCCGATCTGATGGTGGTGGTCGCCTACGGCCTGATCCTGCCGCAGGTGGTGCTGGATATTCCGCGCCTGGGCTGCATCAACAGCCACGCATCTCTGCTGCCACGCTGGCGTGGTGCAGCGCCGATCCAGCGCGCCGTGCAGGCCGGCGATGCTGAAAGCGGCGTCACGGTCATGCGCATGGAAGCCGGGCTGGACACAGGACCAATGCTGCTCAAGACCGTAACCGCGATTACCGGCGAAGACACTGGCGGCACCTTGCACGATCGCCTGGCTGAACTCGGACCCGTTGCCGTTCTACAGGCCATCGCAGGCCTGGCCGAGGGTTCACTGGTGGGCGAAGTGCAGGACGACAGTCTCGCCACCTACGCTCACAAGCTAAACAAAGACGAAGCACGCATCGACTGGACGCGCCCGGCGGATGAACTGGAGCGCCTGGTTCGCGCCTTCAACCCTTGGCCGATCTGCCACAGCACCCTCAACGGTGAAGCGCTGAAAGTGCTCGCTGCTCACGTCGCCGAAGGCGAGGGCGAGCCCGGTACGGTACTCAGCGCCAGCAAGGACGGTCTGGTGGTGGCCTGTGGACAAAACGCCCTGCGCCTGACGCGCTTGCAATTGCCGGGCGGCAAACCGCTGGGCTTCGCGGATCTGTTCAACAGTCGCCGTGAGAAATTCGCTGTCGGCACCGTATTGGGCGCTCAGGTGGACAGCCA
Proteins encoded:
- the dprA gene encoding DNA-processing protein DprA, whose translation is MPLFEKAGQSPAELEARLRLHRLPEIGPKRFHTLIDAFGSASAALSAPASAWRSLRLPAASSDARRSPEVRDGASAALAWLERPGQHLLMWDDADYPALLGEISDPPPLLFIAGDRTLLDRPQLGMVGSRRASRPGLDTAKAFARSLAGAGFVVTSGLALGIDAAAHQGALDVKGATIGVLGTGIEKLYPQRHRQLAATMVAQGGAVISELPLDAGPHASNFPRRNRIISGLSLGVLVVEASVASGSLITARLAAEQGREVYAIPGSIHHPGARGCHQLIREGAVLVETIDHILEALQGWKNLPPSNEPGETKPGPTHPLLALLHAAPQTSEGLSASSGWPLPKVLAALTELELDNSVACDAGRWFARAP
- a CDS encoding LysM peptidoglycan-binding domain-containing protein, which gives rise to MRKSLLALLLLAATGLVQAQVQLRDGHPQSYTVVAGDTLWDISGKFLSQPWKWPQLWRANPQVHDPDLIYPGDTLNLIYVDGQPRIVLNRGESRGTIKLSPRVRSTPIADAIPTIPLGAINAFLLNNRIMDTAEQFEDAPYIVAGNGERVLSGAGDRIYARGSFDPAHVSYGIFRKGKTYYDPETDEPLGINGDDIGSGEVVAREGDVATVQMQRSTQEVRLGDRLFVSEERAINSNFLPSEPKQEIRGMIIDVPRGVTQIGEFDVVTLDRGRLDGLAEGNVLAIYKAGETVRDRITGEQVKIPDERSGLLMVFRTYNRLSYAMVLHASRSLAVNDRVRNP
- the def gene encoding peptide deformylase, whose product is MAILNILEFPDSRLRTIAKPVVAVDDGIRQLVDDMFETMYEAPGIGLAATQVNVHKRVVVMDLSEDRSEPRVFINPEIEALTDEMDQYQEGCLSVPGFYENVDRPQKIKIKALDRDGQPYELIAEGLLAVCIQHECDHLNGKLFVDYLSNLKRDRIKKKLEKLHKQNA
- the fmt gene encoding methionyl-tRNA formyltransferase gives rise to the protein MTEPLRIVFAGTPEFAAEHLKALLDSPYDVIAVYTQPDRPAGRGQKLMPSPVKQLALQHDIPVLQPPTLRAPEAQAELAALKPDLMVVVAYGLILPQVVLDIPRLGCINSHASLLPRWRGAAPIQRAVQAGDAESGVTVMRMEAGLDTGPMLLKTVTAITGEDTGGTLHDRLAELGPVAVLQAIAGLAEGSLVGEVQDDSLATYAHKLNKDEARIDWTRPADELERLVRAFNPWPICHSTLNGEALKVLAAHVAEGEGEPGTVLSASKDGLVVACGQNALRLTRLQLPGGKPLGFADLFNSRREKFAVGTVLGAQVDSQ